In Dermacentor andersoni chromosome 4, qqDerAnde1_hic_scaffold, whole genome shotgun sequence, the following proteins share a genomic window:
- the LOC126537508 gene encoding uncharacterized protein isoform X4 gives MAASGRAAGSAGLDAGLSRDDDGRMSAYNGYATLQRDDCELSASSSSSSGGDDDCSSSGDSSSSSSSSSDSGNSDVAQAGASQSEDIDIEDVPTASSVAAVAAFMASEPQMGIWIQAIVERPGDLPSDHPDEVHDWSGWPKFAPKKNADQQRAIVPSLPAKVPHVALVNQHEFLLPKMELLVHTQGRLMQPAPSFRCTNLVDDLQYTAWLTFTNSVGGECVGQYSHPDSPHPGSSWNGRVLSFSRLKLFSYDGFTSKLPPVTLKCNNSYRIQVNVGIVDNSGHILSRSVVRRFVGAHFIAVTQFSKKAS, from the exons ATGGCGGCGTCGGGCCGTGCCGCTGGCTCCGCTGGCCTCGACGCCGGTCTCTCCAGAGACGACGACGGCCGGATGAGCGCTTACAACGGCTACGCCACGCtacagagggacgattgcgaGCTGTcggcgagcagcagcagcagcagcggcggggacgacgactgcagcagcagcggcgacagcagcagtagcagcagttcTAGCAGTGACAGCGGAAACAGCGACGTGGCGCAGGCCGGCGCGTCCCAGTCGGAGGACATCGACATCGAAGATGTGCCGACTGCCTCCAGCGTCGCAGCCGTTGCCGCCTTCATGGCGAGCGAGCCACAGATGGGAATCTGGATCCAGGCGATAGTCGAACGACCGGGGGACCTTCCCAGTGACCACCCGGACGAAGTTCACGACTGGAGCGGTTGGCCCAAGTTCGCTCCCAAGAAGAACGCGGACCAACAGCGTGCGATCGTGCCGAGCCTGCCGGCCAAGGTTCCTCACGTAGCGCTCGTCAACCAGCACGAGTTCCTGCTGCCCAAGATGGAACTGCTGGTCCACACACAGGGCAG GTTGATGCAGCCAGCGCCTTCGTTCCGCTGTACCAACTTGGTGGACGACCTGCAGTACACGGCTTGGCTCACCTTCACTAATTCCGTTGGGGGCGAATGCG TTGGTCAATACTCCCACCCGGATTCACCGCATCCCGGTTCTTCGTGGAACGGCCGGGTGCTGTCGTTTTCTCGGTTAAAGCTCTTCTCCTACGACGGCTTCACCTCGAAACTGCCTCCG GTCACTCTGAAGTGTAACAACAGTTACCGCATCCAAGTGAACGTTGGAATCGTGGACAACAGCGGACACATCTTGAGCAGGTCGGTCGTCCGCCGCTTTGTCGGTGCCCACTTCATTGCCGTCACCCAGTTCAGCAAAAAAGCTAG CTGA
- the LOC126537508 gene encoding uncharacterized protein isoform X1 has translation MAASGRAAGSAGLDAGLSRDDDGRMSAYNGYATLQRDDCELSASSSSSSGGDDDCSSSGDSSSSSSSSSDSGNSDVAQAGASQSEDIDIEDVPTASSVAAVAAFMASEPQMGIWIQAIVERPGDLPSDHPDEVHDWSGWPKFAPKKNADQQRAIVPSLPAKVPHVALVNQHEFLLPKMELLVHTQGRLMQPAPSFRCTNLVDDLQYTAWLTFTNSVGGECVGQYSHPDSPHPGSSWNGRVLSFSRLKLFSYDGFTSKLPPVTLKCNNSYRIQVNVGIVDNSGHILSRSVVRRFVGAHFIAVTQFSKKARWVFLAHPSNKEFKTKAR, from the exons ATGGCGGCGTCGGGCCGTGCCGCTGGCTCCGCTGGCCTCGACGCCGGTCTCTCCAGAGACGACGACGGCCGGATGAGCGCTTACAACGGCTACGCCACGCtacagagggacgattgcgaGCTGTcggcgagcagcagcagcagcagcggcggggacgacgactgcagcagcagcggcgacagcagcagtagcagcagttcTAGCAGTGACAGCGGAAACAGCGACGTGGCGCAGGCCGGCGCGTCCCAGTCGGAGGACATCGACATCGAAGATGTGCCGACTGCCTCCAGCGTCGCAGCCGTTGCCGCCTTCATGGCGAGCGAGCCACAGATGGGAATCTGGATCCAGGCGATAGTCGAACGACCGGGGGACCTTCCCAGTGACCACCCGGACGAAGTTCACGACTGGAGCGGTTGGCCCAAGTTCGCTCCCAAGAAGAACGCGGACCAACAGCGTGCGATCGTGCCGAGCCTGCCGGCCAAGGTTCCTCACGTAGCGCTCGTCAACCAGCACGAGTTCCTGCTGCCCAAGATGGAACTGCTGGTCCACACACAGGGCAG GTTGATGCAGCCAGCGCCTTCGTTCCGCTGTACCAACTTGGTGGACGACCTGCAGTACACGGCTTGGCTCACCTTCACTAATTCCGTTGGGGGCGAATGCG TTGGTCAATACTCCCACCCGGATTCACCGCATCCCGGTTCTTCGTGGAACGGCCGGGTGCTGTCGTTTTCTCGGTTAAAGCTCTTCTCCTACGACGGCTTCACCTCGAAACTGCCTCCG GTCACTCTGAAGTGTAACAACAGTTACCGCATCCAAGTGAACGTTGGAATCGTGGACAACAGCGGACACATCTTGAGCAGGTCGGTCGTCCGCCGCTTTGTCGGTGCCCACTTCATTGCCGTCACCCAGTTCAGCAAAAAAGCTAGGTGGGTGTT TCTCGCCCATCCAAGCAACAAGGAATTCAAGACTAAGGCACGCTAA
- the LOC126537508 gene encoding uncharacterized protein isoform X3, with product MAASGRAAGSAGLDAGLSRDDDGRMSAYNGYATLQRDDCELSASSSSSSGGDDDCSSSGDSSSSSSSSSDSGNSDVAQAGASQSEDIDIEDVPTASSVAAVAAFMASEPQMGIWIQAIVERPGDLPSDHPDEVHDWSGWPKFAPKKNADQQRAIVPSLPAKVPHVALVNQHEFLLPKMELLVHTQGRLMQPAPSFRCTNLVDDLQYTAWLTFTNSVGGECVGQYSHPDSPHPGSSWNGRVLSFSRLKLFSYDGFTSKLPPVTLKCNNSYRIQVNVGIVDNSGHILSRSVVRRFVGAHFIAVTQFSKKARWVF from the exons ATGGCGGCGTCGGGCCGTGCCGCTGGCTCCGCTGGCCTCGACGCCGGTCTCTCCAGAGACGACGACGGCCGGATGAGCGCTTACAACGGCTACGCCACGCtacagagggacgattgcgaGCTGTcggcgagcagcagcagcagcagcggcggggacgacgactgcagcagcagcggcgacagcagcagtagcagcagttcTAGCAGTGACAGCGGAAACAGCGACGTGGCGCAGGCCGGCGCGTCCCAGTCGGAGGACATCGACATCGAAGATGTGCCGACTGCCTCCAGCGTCGCAGCCGTTGCCGCCTTCATGGCGAGCGAGCCACAGATGGGAATCTGGATCCAGGCGATAGTCGAACGACCGGGGGACCTTCCCAGTGACCACCCGGACGAAGTTCACGACTGGAGCGGTTGGCCCAAGTTCGCTCCCAAGAAGAACGCGGACCAACAGCGTGCGATCGTGCCGAGCCTGCCGGCCAAGGTTCCTCACGTAGCGCTCGTCAACCAGCACGAGTTCCTGCTGCCCAAGATGGAACTGCTGGTCCACACACAGGGCAG GTTGATGCAGCCAGCGCCTTCGTTCCGCTGTACCAACTTGGTGGACGACCTGCAGTACACGGCTTGGCTCACCTTCACTAATTCCGTTGGGGGCGAATGCG TTGGTCAATACTCCCACCCGGATTCACCGCATCCCGGTTCTTCGTGGAACGGCCGGGTGCTGTCGTTTTCTCGGTTAAAGCTCTTCTCCTACGACGGCTTCACCTCGAAACTGCCTCCG GTCACTCTGAAGTGTAACAACAGTTACCGCATCCAAGTGAACGTTGGAATCGTGGACAACAGCGGACACATCTTGAGCAGGTCGGTCGTCCGCCGCTTTGTCGGTGCCCACTTCATTGCCGTCACCCAGTTCAGCAAAAAAGCTAGGTGGGTGTT CTGA
- the LOC126537508 gene encoding uncharacterized protein isoform X2, with amino-acid sequence MAASGRAAGSAGLDAGLSRDDDGRMSAYNGYATLQRDDCELSASSSSSSGGDDDCSSSGDSSSSSSSSSDSGNSDVAQAGASQSEDIDIEDVPTASSVAAVAAFMASEPQMGIWIQAIVERPGDLPSDHPDEVHDWSGWPKFAPKKNADQQRAIVPSLPAKVPHVALVNQHEFLLPKMELLVHTQGRLMQPAPSFRCTNLVDDLQYTAWLTFTNSVGGECVGQYSHPDSPHPGSSWNGRVLSFSRLKLFSYDGFTSKLPPVTLKCNNSYRIQVNVGIVDNSGHILSRSVVRRFVGAHFIAVTQFSKKASLAHPSNKEFKTKAR; translated from the exons ATGGCGGCGTCGGGCCGTGCCGCTGGCTCCGCTGGCCTCGACGCCGGTCTCTCCAGAGACGACGACGGCCGGATGAGCGCTTACAACGGCTACGCCACGCtacagagggacgattgcgaGCTGTcggcgagcagcagcagcagcagcggcggggacgacgactgcagcagcagcggcgacagcagcagtagcagcagttcTAGCAGTGACAGCGGAAACAGCGACGTGGCGCAGGCCGGCGCGTCCCAGTCGGAGGACATCGACATCGAAGATGTGCCGACTGCCTCCAGCGTCGCAGCCGTTGCCGCCTTCATGGCGAGCGAGCCACAGATGGGAATCTGGATCCAGGCGATAGTCGAACGACCGGGGGACCTTCCCAGTGACCACCCGGACGAAGTTCACGACTGGAGCGGTTGGCCCAAGTTCGCTCCCAAGAAGAACGCGGACCAACAGCGTGCGATCGTGCCGAGCCTGCCGGCCAAGGTTCCTCACGTAGCGCTCGTCAACCAGCACGAGTTCCTGCTGCCCAAGATGGAACTGCTGGTCCACACACAGGGCAG GTTGATGCAGCCAGCGCCTTCGTTCCGCTGTACCAACTTGGTGGACGACCTGCAGTACACGGCTTGGCTCACCTTCACTAATTCCGTTGGGGGCGAATGCG TTGGTCAATACTCCCACCCGGATTCACCGCATCCCGGTTCTTCGTGGAACGGCCGGGTGCTGTCGTTTTCTCGGTTAAAGCTCTTCTCCTACGACGGCTTCACCTCGAAACTGCCTCCG GTCACTCTGAAGTGTAACAACAGTTACCGCATCCAAGTGAACGTTGGAATCGTGGACAACAGCGGACACATCTTGAGCAGGTCGGTCGTCCGCCGCTTTGTCGGTGCCCACTTCATTGCCGTCACCCAGTTCAGCAAAAAAGCTAG TCTCGCCCATCCAAGCAACAAGGAATTCAAGACTAAGGCACGCTAA